GGCTCGTCCAGCCTGTTCTCCCCGTGGTTTCGGTGGAAACCGTTCTCTCGGCGCTCGTCTGAGACGGCTCATCGCCCGATGGCTCCAAACGAAAGCGACTGTCCGCCGCGTCCTGCCGACCAAGTCATTGTTCGCCCATGCAACAGAAGTGTTTTTTCCGTTGGCAATCTCTACGAATCGCAGTCTAGAACGGATGGAACTTCTGGACGGATGCGGCGTGTCTTTTCGGCGCAACTTTTTCCGAGTTATAATCCTGCGACCGGGTCCACGGCCTTCCGCGTTCGACAATGCTATGCAGGATCCAGTACAGCAGCAACTGTTCGCAGTGGCAGTTCGAGCAGGTGCGCTGACACTGTGTCAAAAGCCACGGACGCATCAGAGAATTCTCGCGGTGAAACTGACCAGCCACAAGAATTGTATGGTAGTCACGATGCAGGCGATCTGTGTGATTCGCCTGATCTGTCTAGCAACATCCACAAGCAAACAGAACGGCACGACAGTGAGgtagaaagggagaaacgtATCACGTGCGGGCAAAGCTCAGTCACAATCTCGTCTGTGGAGAATCAGGACGAGCGGGGTGTTTCGTTGACTAAGAATGAGTTGCTATTTGTGGGGCCGCCACATATGGACACTCATCAGTCTGAATGCTCCCAGGATGTGTCATTCGGGTGTGGCGGACTGGATGGCGGGGCAGGTTCAATGTCAAAGAATAGAAGGCCAGAGAATGTAGATGAGTCTTCAGCTTATCCGCAGAGTCTTCGGTCACAGGACAGCGCTAGCGACTGCAAGGAAGCGCGTAATGTAGAATGTAAGCatgagaagaaggcaggatGGGCTACgatttcttcgtctcttgaTGTGTGTGAAGCGGGCCACCAAGATGGTTTCCAGCATTCTGAGACGCAGGAGGATCGGTCACGGCTTCGGCAACAGCAACTCACTATCAGAGGCGGTAGCgtctttgtgtcttcttcgttcacCTATGGAGCCGTTGCCACTAAGAGGGGTAGGGTAGGCAGTAGGGATAAATGGATTTTCGGCAGAGgttttgtttcctctctgcagaggtcgagaagcagcgacgaaTTGTGCCCGGATGCCGATGCAGCACGTGGGAGCACATACGGGTCAGGTCGACACAACCGTGCATCGGAGTTGTGTGAGGATAGGCGCTCACGCAATCCGATGAGCTGCCCTTACGTTTGGGGAACGGATcagtcgttttctttcaCAGATGAAACGGCTATTGCGCCTTCGATTGCCTCTGACGGTGGAAGACGGCAACTGGAGAGTCTTCCAGACCACGTGATAAAAGCGTCTTTTCTGGGGGGTAACTGTTTACGTTGCCGGCGAAACACTGTTTGCATTCCGCCATCTGGCAGTGGTAAAAGGTGGACGGAAAGCCAGACCCAGGAGGGTGGCGCCAGCGTTCGACTGGAAAAGGACACGAATGTCTCAGGAGAAATGACGAAATCTCAGAGATCCTCTGCGCGGCGTGCTGGCCGTGATTGCGGATGTCGCTCTGGCGAAATAGAGACGTCGTGTAGGGCCTACGGAGACACCAGTGGTCCCGATGATGGTGGCACTGACAGGGGCATGGTTCGAAAAAGCAGCAGTGGAAGTACAATATGCAGCACCAGCGAATCAGATAGAGGCAGTGGATATTCAGTTGTGAAGGTGATAGGAGGCGCTACCAAACCGACTGCCTCTGTGGCCGCACGAGGGGGTACCTCACACGACGAGAACAGGAGTGTGCTGAAGAAGCGTGAGACTGACAGCAGCGAGCACGAGACTCGCTCGTTGGCAGATGATAGGCACGGGCCAGAGAGTGCGAGCGTGAAGGCGCCGGACTCGTTTGTCCACGTGGAACTGCTGCACGAGGAACCAACCTTCCACCAACGTCTTCAGTTGTTTCCTTGTGGAGCTTCAGGGACGGACTTGGAGATAGAGGGATCCGGAGAGAACTTTTTttcagagggaggagacgtgAATCGTAGTCTGTCACTCGAGCTGTGGGACACGCATGAGGTAGATATGTACATCGCGCCAGCGCTGCGTGTTCTTCGAGAACCGCGAGAGCAGAACGTTCACGACAGCGCGGCGTCTGTGGCGTTGTCATCTTATCCGTCGGCAGTCCCGGAGCGTTACAGTGACAGCGAGCATAGGTCTGGCGAGCAGCCGAGACGGTTAGGGCACAAAATCTCTCCGGGAACAGTACATAGGTGCTCTGCCGTGGAGGCAATTTCGTTCCATCAAGAGGTCGGTTGGAagcaggggagagaagccaaGGTGCTGGGAGatgcggagaagcaggaTATTCACCAAAGTCAGGCGGGAGCTACTACAACGGATGCGACCAGTCGGTCGTCCGGCTCGCGGCGTAGCTCCGGATTTGCTTCTGTCTCATCGAGCAGAGTATCAAGCAGTGCCCCGTCGGATTCCTCGTCCGCTGCAACTATTCATATTCAGGCAGATGTGATTGAGCAGGAAAGCAGCCACGCAGAGGGACAACAATTTCACAGAAATTATCCCTACAGGTCGCTCAACTCTTGCAAGCTCGGGTGGGGGGTAGCAATGGGCAACAAATGCCTCGACAGCGACCTTCTCGTAGTCAAACGCAAGCACTTCTCCCTCATggtcgaggacgaagacggacTTCTCCATTTGGATGACATGCCGTCTTTCGAAGGTAGGATACACACCCCGAGTGTCATTCAtgcaaacgcagaaaaatGTCTCGTCGGAAACGGACCGTTTGGGAGGGTCGAATGTGGGCGTGGGAAGGATTTCGGGAAGTATGTGATGTTCATGCTGACGCTTGGACAACTTGAGATGTTGGAGTTAACTGAAAGAAGTCGAAACGACACAGTGGAACGTTGCTGTTTTCTAAATCTGAACAGAGTGGTTAGGCGACTTCATAGTGGCATCATTAGATGTTAGGTAGCAAGACATATGAGGACGCGTGCACATATCGTCGTCAGCAGCGCCATGACATCTGCACAAGTGTATCTGTACAGGAcgttcctgttttcttccgttcTTTTCAGGTTGCCTTTTCGTCATAAAGCTCGCGTCATCgcggcgttcttctccgtaTTCACGACTGCTGAGGTCTCTCCCATATCGGCGGCATctgttcttcgttctctcacAAGGCCACCTCTTTTGGTTTCGGTCGTCTCGAGACTTTGTTGGTCGTGGTTTCTCAGCTGCTATTGGGAGTGTCTCCCTAATCATCAACCAGTGTCACGTGGAAGTCGCCGAGTCTTCTCCGACTCTTCACGGAGGCCGGTTCCGTCTTGAATTCAAGAATTGGCGGAGAAGTATCGAGCTTCAGGCTAGATCCGACGGTAGtggcaagaagaaaagaaagaaccgGCTCGAGGCTGAAAGCAGCCGGGGAGCGTGGGTGCAGCAACTGCTTGCGACGATTCAAAAGGTGTGAACTGCCTACCATTAACGCCGTTCGGTTGAGTTTCCGCGGGTCAAGAAAGGTGCTTTAGAATGTTGATTAAATGTTGCCAGAGGAGTTAGAATAGAGGCGTGAAAGCCGCATCGTAGCAATGTTTTGTGTGAGAATTTTGTGTTTTTACAGGCGGAGCAAATTCGAGATCGTTTCCGGACGGTGGATTGGGAACAGACACAGCACCACGCAAGGTTGATGGCTGAACGTTTCGGTGTAATTTAAAAACTCAGGACTGTGCGTAAAAGCCATTTTCGCACCCCTGCAATCTTTTATGTCAGATGGCAATCGTTTTAGTTTACACGCATCCGTTTCACGTTGTTACGCGTTATCTCTTCCAGATACACGGATTGTGCCGGTGAAGTCGAAAGCCTGCAAACGGCAGTGTGTGACTTCTCAAAACAGGTCATGTGAATTTCACTCAAAGCAGTATTGTGCCCAGTGACTAAGGTAAGCAAAGACTTTCGAACGAGGTGTTCGTGCTAGCTGCTCGTCAGCCAGTGGGCTTAGTAACGTGGAAAAGGATAAAATGTCTGTACTCTTGCCACCTCGTgaaaagaagcgacacaGCTCTCTCCGCACGTGTGTCAGTGAAGTGTTGGACTAACGTCTTCACCAGAGCATATTATATGTGGGGTTTTCTGTGTACACAGTCGACATATAGGGGGGCAATGTAGAAAAAGCAGACTGCTTGCAGGTTTTGTCTGAAGTCGCTAACATGCTTGACATTAGGTTTGAAGATGTCATCGAATTATGAAGTCGTTAGCTTTCTTAACGGTGACTGTCATGTGCAGCGACCCGTCAGCTTGTCAAGGGTCTGTAACACTGTTCAATTTCTAACGGTTTTCAGTCTGTAGGATTTCGGTGACGCTGACATAATCACGAAGTGACGCGCCCCTCCGGAGACTTGATTTTTCTCAAACGCGGAAATCCGACCAGCGACACTGATTCTAAAGTGTGGAATAAACTCTCATGCGCTGAATTAAAAGATATGACGCGACAGAACCCAGTTGAGTTCACTCGCAGCCAACATGCACAACACATATCAGGAAACCGAACTGTTCAGGAACAGTTTGTTTCGTGGAAGCGCAGCCATTCAAGCATTTCGCTTTCTGGATCGCCTCGCTCACGAGCACAAGAAGATAAACAGAAACCGCCACCATCGCTACCGAACTCCAGTGACCAAGTGGCACTCGCGTGGTTTGAGTGGACTGACAGTTCTTTCGCAAGCCAGCAGTGCATGGGCTCAGCTACTTGGTCACGCAGCGGGCAACAACGTCGGAATAGAGAAATGGCTGTTTCCGAGTGCAATCCACCCTAAATTTATCGCACAACACGAGTCACGATGCTAGTCATGAATGCACCGCGAGTGTGTGGTAGCGGCTCGTAAGGTGACCGCTCTACGGAGCGAGGCGACAAAGAACCAAAGTACCCGCGTAAACCGGCAGGAATCTGCGCGACTGTGTGTGATGTGCTTGATACTGTCGCTCGGCACGCGCTGATTGATGGAAGCCCGCACATCGGCGTGCGATGCCTGTACAAAGGAAAGGCTTTCTCGTTGCGGACATACCGCTGACATCTCTTAGGGCACCGGAAGTTAGACGATGGAGCCGCGTATGCCCCTTTCACTTCAAAAGCTAGTTGAAACCGTCGCGCTAaagcacagagaggcagcaggGCGCCCCTCTGCGGATCTGCTACTATTTCGTGGACCGGCGAACGTGGCTATCATCTGAATTATATGCGACCTCACCCATTACTCGGTTATGTCAGATGAACTCGTCATCTCCTTCGCCGTCTAAGTCGGGGATCACCACACCGCCCGCGCCGCCCCCGAACTCCTCGCCTCCCTGCCCTTCTGGCGCCGCTCCGGCAGTCCAGGGTCTGAGGAAGAACGGCGCCGTCCCTGGTCCGGCCTCTTGATGGCGTTTCTGCTCTGCCACTGGCGCTTCATCGGCGCCACGTTCAGGTGGTTCTTGCCGATCGAACCCGGCAGCCTGTCGGTTCAAAGAGGACATTTTTCCCGCATTTCCAGGCGCTGCACTACCACTCACTCCCCCTCCAGTTCTCTGCGTCGTATCACCCTGACCAGCGCTTCCCTTCTTAAACTTCGCACCACCAAGTGAGCTGCCCGGCCCTTTTTTCTGGTCCCCGGCAGTGTCATCTTGCGGGCCTCCTGATTTggctctctcgtctcggcGATTGTTCGAAGCCATCACGAAGTCTTCGGGCCGCGCCCCACTTCCAAACAAATCCGCAAGAGAGTCAATACCTCCGGCTGTATCGACACCCGACGACTCTTGGTTTTGCTCGAGGCCACTTCGCGCCGTTCCCGCCTGCCCCACCTCCGAAATCGCGGCCCgcggcggcgcatgcgcaccGTCTTTCTGCTGTGCAATTACGCCTTTTTGCGAACCCGCCGAAGGAGTTCCCCCAGAGGTGCCGGCCTTCTTCCGCACGCGGACCCGCGCACACTTGCTCGCTCCTTTCTTGCCTCCAGCGGGCGGCCCTTCCAGCCCCGCCTGAGACTGTGGAGGCTGTGCCTTCACCCCCTGGTCCTGGTCGCTGTACCCTGCACCCGCCAAGCCTTTCGCTGACGGCAGCGCCATCTGTCCAGCTCGCACTTCCCCCAAGCCTGGTGCACCACCAGACACCCGGCTGGCACCACCTGGGACAGTGCCAGCGTTCGTGGCTGCGGGAAGCAAAGCTTGCCCCGCCCTCGTTCCGAGCGGCAGACCTCCTTGAGTATGCGACGGGGCCGAACTCGGTCCGCGAACGCCAGCGGCTGCCGCAACTCGCGCAGCAGTTGCCGCTgagaacgaagagggaggaactGAAGAGGCCGTGGAAGAGGACGCACCGCTTGGCGCCGCCGGATGCGAAGCAGGCGCACGCGGCACCGGATGCCCGATGAGAAGGTGTCGGGCCACTCGAACTGGCGGCGCCTGCAAATCGAAGTGGAGCAACTCAATCAGCTGCAACTGGCGCATCCTGCAGCGAGACGAACAGCGCAGACAAAAAAGGTACACTttggatgcatgcacagaagcaCACTGGCGCCTGTGGTTCGACTAGCACAGCGCGGCTCGGCAAGACTGCGACGAAATTCGTTTATTTTCGAGGGAGTGGCAGCGGAAACCCCGACAGCTAAAGGGGGAATTGCGGCTACTGCGCAATGAGACTCCAAGAGATTTCACGCTGTCTCATCCGGCAGGTTCCTCAAAAGTGACACAGGCAATGCAGTCCGGGACGCTCAAGaagcctgcatgcgcaaccGGGTGAAGAGACAGTCTCGAAGTTCTTTCTGGCTGAATGTATTCAGAATTCATAGCTAAAACAAACCTTCTTCCTGGTTGTATGTGTGCTCGATTCATTTTCCTATCAGTGAAAAAGGCAAGTGCAGCAATGCTGCAGTTACCTGAACTGAGCGGGAAACAAGGAGGCTGCTGTCGTCGTGTGGAGGAAAGCTCGGAAGTCGAGGGCCGTGACTTTCAAGAGCAGACACCGCTGGGATTGTGCGACCTGCAAGAATGCGAAAAACAGCACACTTGGAAAGCGTGGCCCGTAGAGGCACGTCTCTAGACCCGTTGAATTGGATCTGGGTACCTCCGACAAAAACATTCCTATAAAAACATTCCTGCATTTTCGATGGTGCCAAAACGGGTTCTAAAATTTGTCAACCTCATCTTGACGTACCATTCTCGTCTTAGGAAATAAGCTCGACGATAGCCTCGTTGCTAAACTATTACACTCTCGCTTCAAGAGAAATACCCAATGTGAAACCCTTTCACCGGCATTCCCTTTGGGATATGTGCTCTCAGCACTTCCGTAGGACACAAATTTCAGCTCTCAGGTTCCGTCACCGGTCCTCCGACACTCTGAATCAGCACCGCATGGGTTACCCTCTCTGTAGTTCGCACTACCCTCCTTCGATGGCTTTGAAAAAACCAGCTCTTCATCTTGGCTTTGTCACCTTCCGTTGCTTCTGCCTTCGCATTCCCTGTTGTTCCGTCTCTGACGCCATCCCCCACcccccgctgtctctcccgacTTACTTTCGCAAATTCGATCGCTTTTGCCTCTGCTACGGCGACGTTATGTCGACGTTGAGCCGCAACTTGCTCCTGTTTTGCTTTCTGCGCTTTCCACTGCTGACTGCCCAGCGGCCCGGCTGAACGCAGCATCGACACCCACGCACTGGGATCCGGTGCCCCTTCGACGGCAGCTCCTGAAGCCGGTCCTCCTAGCAGTGCGGACAGAGTGTCGGTCTGCAAGGACgcaacagaaaagaaaacaaaacgACAAGAATAAGTGGCTTTTTGACAAAAAGATCTGGCCGACAGACTTAgctccccctccccccctccGCGTGCAACGCTGGCGTCCGCGCAGGCGCAGTCGTGTCTGTATCGAAAAGTACCACGCATGTTGATGCGCGGCGACCCCACATAACGGATGCGGCAGCTCGCTCCGGTTCTCTTGCAgctgaggaaaaaagagttAAGAGCCCGTTTTAGTACAAGCATAGAGCAAATACAGTAACAAGTTAGAAGACAGAACATAAGATGCGTGCTGCTTGTGAGATATCACTACCTCATCAGCAGGCAACAGGTTGCCTGACGCCTCACACGGACCGCAGAGAACACCGGCAGCAGCCACGGACTGACAAATTTACGCAAGAGAGGAAATGAAATTGCAGAGCGACACGTGGCTCCACCGATTCCCGAAGACCGCGGTTCTCGCGTGTCTTCAGCGCACTTCATTTGGGACGGTGGCACCTTCCTAGTCCATGCGCAATGTGAGCATGTTCTACGAGTCACGGAACATCAGTCTAGATCATGTGCGAAATAAGAAAGTTCTACACGTCAGAGGGGAAGTAACCAGCTGGTTTCCGAGGTCTTTCCTGAATACAGACATGAACAAGTCTTACCGGGTCGCCTACGACGTCTCTACTCAAATCATCGCCGACTGTGAGGCCTGTCCCGGCCCCTGCGTCACCTCCCGGCGCCGCTCGCTGTCTTGCCCGACTCgttcggtttcttctctgactctctTGGAGCTTCCGCAGACGGTCCACCTGCAATCAAGGCAAGAGGCAGATGAACCGAAAGGCGCGTATACGGTTGGTTTCAAACTCGGTGAGTCAGTCTGTAtgctctctcgttctctttctcttcctcggaaGCTGTTTCGCCAGCACCATTGTGGTTTTTCGCCGCTTCCGAGTGGTAAGTGTAAATGGCGGGAGAGACCAGTACGGGAAGATGCGTAGGGGAAAACGGAAGCCCGCGCCATCCCGTTGCTCCAAGCCTGTGCTCCTTTTTTTGTCGGACTCCGTCGTTGAGCTGAATCGACTTAAATAGAATCCAGCAACCAAGCCTAAAGCCCTGTCTTCGGCTGGTTCGCATGAGTGTAAGAAGGGGTTGTTCTCTATCCGTTGTTCCTCGATCTGGGGTCAACGCAAAACCGATGGTCTTAGCCACCACGCAGGCAGTGCAAAAGACAAAGCACAGGAAAGTTTTTCGATATTCCGCGAACTGAGTTGTAATGCAAGCAACGCTGCTGTTATCAAAAGAAATCACTCGGCATGTGGAACCAACGAACACGTGCACCTGGTCGATCTTTCAGAAAGGAATCTTCCTCGGCGCTTCGCAAGCTCCGCTCGGGTGTAAAGACACGTGCTCTAACGGCCCCAGTtccttctcagtctctcaCCAGTTGcctgtcgctctccttctgcatGAAGAAAGCCTGCAGTTCATCGATGTCTTGTTTGAGCGAAAAGTGCTGGAGCAATTCCCCAGCGCCGCCTGAGCCAGTAGCAGGCGCGCTGCCAGCTCCAGCGTCTGCGCCTTCCCAAGCGGACTGTCTGCCCCTGGTGCAGGACGGGAACGAGTCTTGCAACAGATCTGGAAAGGCACCGTCGCCCATCCCGTCGCCTTCGGGAAAGTCGAAATCAACGGCGTGGGCGCCTGACGAATCTGGGCGGACAGACAACCGCTGGAAAAGGCGGTCGACGCGGTACTCTGAAAGGGCACTGAGACTCGGTGCCATAGCCCTACACACAGgcaagaaaaacggagacagaaataAGGAATTGAGAACCCTTTCTGATAGAAGGGTGAAGCTGCTGGAAAGACTAATTTTCCTAAAGGTTCCACAACAAAAAAGAGGTACCTCAAGGCCAGGATAACAGGGCAAGCCGTGTCGTTCACACCCATCTGGTGCTTGGCCTTCCCCATGTACACGGTGCGTGCCCACCATCAAGAAACACCCGTACGTCTGCATATCCGTCCCTTTCAACTTCGACGCGTCGGTGTCTACACCCTGAATCCTTAATTGACTTTCATACCAGCCCCTGAGTGTCTTCACCAAACAGTGATGTGACATATGTATGCGTGTAAGGACATGTATAAAGGAAACTGCTCCGTCTTTTCAGCCCTCGCCGAGGTTCGCCCAGAACCCCATGTTTGTCTTGGTCACGCCACTTCGCATAGCAGCCAGTTCGCTCCTGCAGTTCGATTTCGGTGCGCAGTCTCAATAGTCGCGCCAGATTCTCAAGAAACGGAACCTGTCAGCAACCAGGCCAGGCCACTCTCTCCCCCACAAGTCTTCCATCCAGCCCTCAAGTATACGCACAGCGCTGCAGCCCAGAACACTTGGAGGCGCAGTCTGGGAACTTCTAGACGCAAAGCAGAAGAGCACAGCCCGGAGCTTTCCTCTGCTCGCCATGTCTTTCTACAGTCTCACCGAATTCGGTCTTTTAAAGCCCGTTTAATCGTGTCTCGAATGGCATTCTCGTCGCGCAAGAGAAATCTCCGGCCGTACACGCCACTCAAGCGCCTCACAGCACTGTCAACCAGGCGCTGAATGTGAGAATCGAGTTTCCCCAGGCGCCGCCGCGGCGCGAAGCGGGTATCTTCAGCGCGACCAGCTCCGGCGACGTTTGCTGGACACGACCCTGCGAGAGCCACGCTTCGGCCACTGGCATCCAGAAAGTATCCCGGCATTCTGCCGCCCTCTCGCAGTGGCCGGTACCCCCCTGTCTGTGCAGGAAAACGAGTAGCGATCTGACCCACCAACGGCATCTGTGCCTGACGGAGATAGAAAGGTTGACCCCTCGGAGCAGCCAGACGCTCCTGCAGGCGGTGCAGCAGGTGCGCGCCAACTCCCGGTTCCACGCTCTCAGCACCTCTCGCGATGGTCTCATGGAATCGCGGATCGCCAGGATACTCAGCAAAAGCTGGCGGGCGCCTCGTCGCACAGCTGCGCAGCGCATCCGACAGAGACTGCGAGTTCGGCCCGATGTACAGACGGCGCGATCCCGCGCAGTCGGAGAAACCTGTCCCAGGCGCTTCAACCGCAACGGCCAAATGCGCTCCGTCCCACGTGTATGGTTCGACGTGCTTTGTGGCTGGGGGCCGAGACATTAGCGCCCGCATCATCCTCACAAAATTCATCCGGTTGTTTCCCACGAGTTGTCTCGTCGCGTCTACAGTAAAGAACCCGTTTCCCACCACACTTCCTCTGTTGTGCGCAGGCCCTTTCGAAGCGGCAAACCCACCGTCCCCCCCGGCGCTGTCCGCTGACGCGCGGCTTCTCGCTCCCTTGTTAACTCCACTCGCCGCTCCCTGGGTCCCAGAACCTGCGCTGGAGCTCTGCGGCCCCCGAAGCCCCACAGACGCAGTCCCGTTCCCCCCACTGGTGTCGCTGGGGTTCAGTGAAACAGCCGAATAACCGGACCCTTGCGTTCGCTGAACCGTGTCCCCCGGCACGTTCTGCACAGAACCCCCGCCACCCTCACAGCGCCGGCCAGCCTGTCCCCCCTGCTCACGGCTGTCAGACTCTCTGCCTTGTCTCTCGTTGTCGGGGCTGTCCGGCGTCGCCTCCGCGCGGCCTCTCCGAACTGCGCTTCCTCCAGCAGCGGAGTCTTGGGTGCCCTCTTCGAACGCGGAGTCGCCGTCAGAGACTCCTGGGGCAAGCTGCGCACcagctgctccttctctACAGCCGGAATTTTCCGGGCGAGGCCCGCCCAGGAGGGGCTCCGCGTCCAGGCGAGCGCGTTTCGCTTGGTGCGTGTCGGCGTCCTGCGAATCTGACGATGCAGGCGCCGCCCGTCCATCGGAAAAATGTGGGTTTGGCAGTGCGGCGAGCGACGGATCGCCCCCACGGAGGCAGTCCACCCCTTCAGGGGACGCCTTGCTCGGCCTCGGAAACCGGTCGGTGCTGTCGCCGGCCTGGGACAGACCAGCCCCTGGGTTAGCGCCCGGCAAGCTGCCCTCTGCCTCTTGCTGTCTTCTGTATTTTTCCATCGCAGCTTGAAGGAGATCTTGCTTCACTCGCCCCGCGTCCACGAGCTGCTGGATCGCTAGCGACCCCCGAGGCGtcttcagcaatttcaggaGCAGTTCCATTTGCCTGTGAAGGACGCGATGAAGCCAGGCGAGCACCCAGAGACGGTACAATGTCAAAAAAATTCGACGGGCCGACCAGCAACATGACCAGTGAGAGAGTGGGAGACGAGGTGTCAACAGCCGTCGGAGCGGCCGTGAGAATAAGGCGGTATAGTGTAAGGATGCAAATAGCAAAGGCAAGAAGTGTCCTTCTCCAAATAGCATCAGGCAAGAAGGACCAATTATGTCCGCGTCTCCACATGTTTGCGGACTACACCCTCGAACAGATCTGGCACCGCTCGTCGTGTCAACCCACGGGTTGTTTGCTATGACAGTCTCAGCATCTTACGCAACACGGTTAGACACTGCAACTGCTAGAGTGCTCTTCACGCTTCACGTCCAGCACATACGAAGCAGTTGCTTGCTTC
This Toxoplasma gondii ME49 chromosome VIII, whole genome shotgun sequence DNA region includes the following protein-coding sequences:
- a CDS encoding hypothetical protein (encoded by transcript TGME49_232670), whose product is MLCRIQYSSNCSQWQFEQRSRSSDELCPDADAARGSTYGSGRHNRASELCEDRRSRNPMSCPYVWGTDQSFSFTDETAIAPSIASDGGRRQLESLPDHVIKASFLGGNCLRCRRNTVCIPPSGSGKRWTESQTQEGGASVRLEKDTNVSGEMTKSQRSSARRAGRDCGCRSGEIETSCRAYGDTSGPDDGGTDRGMVRKSSSGSTICSTSESDRGSGYSVVKVIGGATKPTASVAARGGTSHDENRSVLKKRETDSSEHETRSLADDRHGPESASVKAPDSFVHVELLHEEPTFHQRLQLFPCGASGTDLEIEGSGENFFSEGGDVNRSLSLELWDTHEVDMYIAPALRVLREPREQNVHDSAASVALSSYPSAVPERYSDSEHRSGEQPRRLGHKISPGTVHRCSAVEAISFHQEVGWKQGREAKVLGDAEKQDIHQSQAGATTTDATSRSSGSRRSSGFASVSSSRVSSSAPSDSSSAATIHIQADVIEQESSHAEGQQFHRNYPYRSLNSCKLGWGVAMGNKCLDSDLLVVKRKHFSLMVEDEDGLLHLDDMPSFEGCLFVIKLASSRRSSPYSRLLRSLPYRRHLFFVLSQGHLFWFRSSRDFVGRGFSAAIGSVSLIINQCHVEVAESSPTLHGGRFRLEFKNWRRSIELQARSDGSGKKKRKNRLEAESSRGAWVQQLLATIQKAEQIRDRFRTVDWEQTQHHARLMAERFGVI
- a CDS encoding hypothetical protein (encoded by transcript TGME49_232680), which encodes MHRTDGPGHMVPMQQGPYRSLHSDEAAHGQQPEAPLQNPNLLPQNPHYLPHGPVDLFARGALHEATAASGRAQPESRQHVTPGADPAFQMCQGTLLGHQEVVSGREIDRRPATGAYRRDQAQPTPEQQYFYEQQRLLASQQQSVALHHAFPGLRGSISASGGHHLHGLVLPQNTGAPSQQVHLTDNHQANNTHVGKGQMYEDAARRRSQAPRRGNPTQPAVYQQLVRQTTQTGVGRATSDASASGRATGDGGQIQVEPRDVIALLRQMAEESPEKFQMYRIESDMPAKALHQLLHELEKNQLIKQQEILRRAHALAAQQTQAAAEEKLNPSGPPSQAASKAVRSGGVSGDPQRLPGVALPLSHQQRCRDAPMGGVDSSVPATSWPTDSVQAGDGEEGAASENKAATRAPAHFVSSPNATDLADRGGTSGSAAGFFTHGGVQTARGTQQPRGVDVEPGAGSWGMGMPGVVGTVTKSPAADPAGFPAPSSDTTGSLKPRGPGNPSYEKQMELLLKLLKTPRGSLAIQQLVDAGRVKQDLLQAAMEKYRRQQEAEGSLPGANPGAGLSQAGDSTDRFPRPSKASPEGVDCLRGGDPSLAALPNPHFSDGRAAPASSDSQDADTHQAKRARLDAEPLLGGPRPENSGCREGAAGAQLAPGVSDGDSAFEEGTQDSAAGGSAVRRGRAEATPDSPDNERQGRESDSREQGGQAGRRCEGGGGSVQNVPGDTVQRTQGSGYSAVSLNPSDTSGGNGTASVGLRGPQSSSAGSGTQGAASGVNKGARSRASADSAGGDGGFAASKGPAHNRGSVVGNGFFTVDATRQLVGNNRMNFVRMMRALMSRPPATKHVEPYTWDGAHLAVAVEAPGTGFSDCAGSRRLYIGPNSQSLSDALRSCATRRPPAFAEYPGDPRFHETIARGAESVEPGVGAHLLHRLQERLAAPRGQPFYLRQAQMPLVGQIATRFPAQTGGYRPLREGGRMPGYFLDASGRSVALAGSCPANVAGAGRAEDTRFAPRRRLGKLDSHIQRLVDSAVRRLSGVYGRRFLLRDENAIRDTIKRALKDRIRAMAPSLSALSEYRVDRLFQRLSVRPDSSGAHAVDFDFPEGDGMGDGAFPDLLQDSFPSCTRGRQSAWEGADAGAGSAPATGSGGAGELLQHFSLKQDIDELQAFFMQKESDRQLVDRLRKLQESQRRNRTSRARQRAAPGGDAGAGTGLTVGDDLSRDVVGDPTDTLSALLGGPASGAAVEGAPDPSAWVSMLRSAGPLGSQQWKAQKAKQEQVAAQRRHNVAVAEAKAIEFAKVAQSQRCLLLKVTALDFRAFLHTTTAASLFPAQFRMRQLQLIELLHFDLQAPPVRVARHLLIGHPVPRAPASHPAAPSGASSSTASSVPPSSFSAATAARVAAAAGVRGPSSAPSHTQGGLPLGTRAGQALLPAATNAGTVPGGASRVSGGAPGLGEVRAGQMALPSAKGLAGAGYSDQDQGVKAQPPQSQAGLEGPPAGGKKGASKCARVRVRKKAGTSGGTPSAGSQKGVIAQQKDGAHAPPRAAISEVGQAGTARSGLEQNQESSGVDTAGGIDSLADLFGSGARPEDFVMASNNRRDERAKSGGPQDDTAGDQKKGPGSSLGGAKFKKGSAGQGDTTQRTGGGVSGSAAPGNAGKMSSLNRQAAGFDRQEPPERGADEAPVAEQKRHQEAGPGTAPFFLRPWTAGAAPEGQGGEEFGGGAGGVVIPDLDGEGDDEFI